In Triticum urartu cultivar G1812 chromosome 6, Tu2.1, whole genome shotgun sequence, the following proteins share a genomic window:
- the LOC125515650 gene encoding uncharacterized protein LOC125515650 — MFQRLESSPRVAPEELLIYAVSEILALQPDHIVGMLNTIVIIYNRMADMRREYLFKRLDGVNGKQMAVMQKKLQEDKEDVESRIEDVRSAGGFCPPLPSVFAELPKLI, encoded by the exons ATGTTCCAAAGGCTGGAGTCCTCCCCGAGAGTTGCGCCTGAG GAGCTGTTGATTTATGCTGTTTCAGAGATACTTGCCCTTCAGCCTGATCACATTGTGGGCATGCTGAACACAATTGTTATCATATACAACAGAATGGCGGATATGAGACGCGA ATACCTGTTTAAGAGGCTTGATGGTGTCAATGGAAAACAAATGGCTGTGATGCAGAAAAAGCTCCAAGAAGACAAAGAGGATGTGGAAAGCCGGATTGAAGATGTTAGAAGCGCCGGCGGCTTCTGCCCTCCATTACCTTCTGTTTTTGCTGAGCTTCCGAAGCTCATATAA